In a single window of the Flavobacterium sp. W4I14 genome:
- a CDS encoding gliding motility-associated-like protein (product_source=TIGR04131; cath_funfam=2.60.40.10; cleavage_site_network=SignalP-TM; pfam=PF00932,PF13585,PF18676; superfamily=48726,49265,49373,89550; tigrfam=TIGR04131; transmembrane_helix_parts=Inside_1_4,TMhelix_5_27,Outside_28_1748) — translation MKRPLLLILFLLIFSNYLSAQVSLTTINTAKLENFDGMTATGTSTVAGWSAVKASGTSGAAVGSALSLTVYTASSNAGAAYNAGTAGAADRSLGSLASGSLVPRFGAGFQNNTGATVTSIDLSGVMEQWRSGSTATVNEKINFEYSFNATSIADASATWLPLTGMDLNEKLTTTTAAAGIDGNLPANQTAISGSITAITWANGTTLYIRWTDTDDSGSDGIYTIDNFSITPKSGGPTTPVLSASPTSLAFGNQSLATNSTAQSFTLSGSNTTANTNVSTTLPFTVSKDNNSFTTAIAYSVAEVSASPTVYVRYSPTVAGPSASNVQISSTGANPINVALTGTGIVGDVTPPLTAATYPKTTTVTTTSVAFANNINEAGTTYYVLALSGGTAPTPAQVKAAQDGSGSAALKSGSFANTANTDASASITGLTIGTGYTLYVVAQDAAGNLQTTVSTVDATTANPPLVNAPVIISQYYEGTSVNKWIELTNLSNAPINTASPQLKLALYNISGDAGNINITGTPSQTVNLNFTIPAHGSVLLGNTGNSNTEVPYLSTASAVLNSNTVINFNGNDGVALLDANNNIIDAFGQGVNAKDVSYVRSLNVTVPSPAYVDDDWTRTPLATVQNAIDDDDANRLGVHFPPNLPACAAPSSPATALTFSAVTTGSITATFTKSADANEYLIIRSLNTTLSALPVDGTAYAIGSAFGGGTVINKIVSNTFTDNNLNSSTTYNYFIVPLNNLSCTGGPKYLTTNILTAAQNTKTLLPCATPTAQPTGFTITSSNYNFIQASFTAASAADEYMVVMSTSSTLTAAPVNQTVYNVGDALGGGIVVKRGTGTSFIRNGLTQNTNYYFFTYAVNSACSGGPLYLTTQPLLGNFKTGILDVNKLNFYYGNLHSHSSYSDGNKDDLTKKPEDDYAFAKTAMNLDFLGISEHNHTQAGMSLANWQPGITAAKNATTSTFVALHGMEWGVISGGGHVIVYGIDSLIGWEPGENQIYVPKSTYTGPAGLFRIINRHGLNAVATLAHPNTTDFNNISATYDLSADSAIVGAALESGPAFSTNVTYSDPASSMSYLSYYNRMLAKGYHLGASIDHDNHNLTFGKHTRARLVVLAPALTENDLLDAIKKMRFYASQDSAAKVVFTINKQPVGSVFKTAGAPQISVSSMTTSAVTSIKILYGTPGSGTNPVELTTSATASLTYADNALANLATGYYYADIVEADGSRIITSPIWYTRDDATVKKDQNITFAATRTATYGDPDLVAGATSDNTAINIEYTSSDTNIATISNNDIHIVKAGTVTITANQPGDTFFNPAVAKQQVLTIAPKAITVTADAKTKLEGTADPAFTYVSSPALIGTDAFTGALSRVAGETAGDYAIQQGTIALSSNYTVNYTPANLHINARPVAALSASVAVPQNATAPIIAFRATAGTAPFTFTYNINGGNSQTLRATSNTATVTAPTNVVGTFVYTITNIADAFSTQAQNVSTTVTVRPLPVATIAGNTSVCNFGSSPNITFTGSVGTAPYTFTYTVNGGSNRTVSTSSTIATVSVPTSATGTFTYNLVSVIDAYATQAQTGTATVTVNALPVVSISSNKGLSISKGDAIILTATGGTQYSWTGSDIVSGQNTSALTIRPKQNGTYRVTVTNASGCVSDQSIAITVINDYKLEASTVVTPNGDGHNDKFIVKNIDYYPNNTLKIFDKAGRILYTKHTYANDWDGTINGSPLNEGTYYYIIDLGSGIGTFKGFINIIRD, via the coding sequence ATGAAAAGACCTTTACTTCTCATTTTATTTCTTCTGATTTTCTCGAATTATTTATCTGCCCAAGTCTCACTTACGACAATAAACACAGCTAAATTAGAAAATTTTGATGGCATGACTGCAACCGGGACTTCAACAGTTGCCGGATGGAGCGCTGTTAAAGCCAGTGGCACAAGCGGCGCAGCCGTTGGTTCGGCCTTGTCGTTAACGGTTTACACCGCTTCATCAAATGCTGGTGCTGCCTACAACGCAGGAACAGCGGGAGCGGCCGACCGTTCGTTAGGAAGTCTGGCTTCTGGTTCGTTGGTACCAAGATTTGGTGCCGGATTCCAGAATAACACCGGCGCAACTGTAACTTCAATCGATTTATCGGGTGTGATGGAACAGTGGAGAAGCGGTTCAACAGCTACGGTTAACGAAAAAATAAATTTCGAATACAGTTTCAATGCCACAAGCATTGCCGATGCATCGGCCACCTGGCTACCACTTACTGGCATGGACCTTAACGAAAAGTTAACCACAACTACCGCAGCAGCTGGTATTGATGGAAACCTACCTGCAAATCAAACGGCTATTTCGGGAAGTATCACCGCCATTACCTGGGCAAATGGTACCACACTTTATATCCGCTGGACAGATACTGATGATTCAGGAAGCGACGGTATTTACACGATCGACAATTTTAGCATCACACCGAAAAGCGGTGGCCCCACTACGCCGGTTTTATCAGCATCGCCAACCAGTTTGGCATTTGGCAACCAAAGTTTAGCAACAAATTCAACCGCTCAGAGCTTCACCCTAAGCGGCAGCAATACCACAGCAAATACCAACGTTAGCACAACTTTACCTTTTACAGTATCGAAAGACAATAACTCTTTTACTACGGCTATTGCCTATAGCGTGGCCGAAGTTTCGGCTTCGCCAACGGTTTATGTACGCTATAGTCCAACGGTTGCTGGTCCATCGGCAAGCAACGTTCAAATTTCAAGTACCGGAGCAAATCCTATAAATGTTGCCCTAACAGGTACTGGTATTGTAGGCGACGTTACCCCTCCTCTAACCGCAGCCACTTACCCCAAAACCACAACAGTTACCACTACCTCGGTAGCTTTTGCAAACAACATTAACGAAGCAGGTACCACTTATTATGTGTTAGCCCTTTCGGGCGGTACTGCACCAACACCAGCACAGGTTAAAGCTGCACAGGATGGAAGCGGATCTGCCGCTTTAAAATCGGGATCATTTGCCAATACCGCCAATACCGATGCCAGTGCATCCATCACCGGTTTAACAATCGGTACTGGTTATACCTTATATGTAGTGGCACAAGATGCAGCAGGCAATTTACAAACCACAGTCTCCACGGTTGATGCTACCACTGCTAATCCTCCTTTGGTAAACGCACCGGTAATCATTAGCCAATATTACGAAGGCACCTCTGTAAACAAGTGGATCGAATTAACCAACCTGAGCAATGCACCGATCAATACCGCATCACCACAGTTAAAATTAGCTTTATACAATATTTCGGGCGATGCGGGTAACATCAACATCACTGGTACACCATCGCAAACGGTAAACTTGAACTTTACCATTCCGGCCCATGGCTCCGTACTTTTGGGCAATACGGGTAACAGCAATACCGAAGTACCTTACCTAAGTACTGCCAGTGCCGTATTAAACAGCAATACCGTAATCAACTTTAACGGTAACGATGGTGTGGCCCTTTTAGATGCCAATAACAACATTATCGATGCTTTCGGTCAGGGTGTTAACGCCAAAGATGTTTCTTATGTAAGAAGTTTGAATGTAACCGTACCCAGTCCTGCTTATGTAGACGACGATTGGACCAGAACACCACTGGCTACCGTTCAAAATGCCATTGATGATGACGATGCCAATAGATTGGGTGTACATTTCCCACCTAACTTACCTGCCTGCGCCGCGCCAAGCAGCCCTGCAACCGCATTAACTTTTAGTGCTGTAACCACAGGCAGCATCACCGCTACTTTCACTAAATCGGCCGATGCCAACGAATACCTCATCATCAGAAGTTTAAATACTACCTTAAGCGCGCTTCCGGTTGATGGTACTGCTTATGCCATTGGTTCTGCCTTTGGTGGGGGTACGGTAATCAATAAAATTGTGAGCAATACCTTTACCGATAACAATTTAAACAGTTCTACTACTTACAACTATTTTATTGTTCCATTAAACAACCTTTCTTGTACCGGCGGACCGAAATATTTAACCACCAATATTTTAACCGCAGCACAAAACACTAAAACCTTATTGCCCTGTGCCACTCCAACTGCACAGCCTACAGGTTTTACCATTACTTCTTCCAACTATAACTTTATCCAGGCTTCTTTCACAGCCGCCAGCGCAGCTGATGAATACATGGTGGTGATGAGTACCAGCAGCACCTTAACCGCAGCACCGGTAAATCAAACGGTTTATAATGTTGGCGATGCTTTAGGTGGTGGTATCGTGGTGAAAAGAGGAACGGGCACTTCATTTATCAGAAATGGTTTAACCCAGAACACCAATTATTACTTTTTCACCTATGCGGTAAACAGTGCCTGCAGCGGTGGCCCTTTATATTTAACCACACAGCCCCTTTTAGGAAACTTTAAAACCGGTATCCTTGATGTAAACAAACTCAATTTCTATTATGGTAACCTACACAGTCACAGCAGTTATTCTGACGGGAATAAAGACGATTTAACCAAAAAACCCGAAGATGATTATGCTTTTGCCAAAACGGCGATGAACCTCGATTTTCTTGGTATATCAGAGCATAACCATACCCAGGCCGGCATGTCGTTAGCCAACTGGCAACCGGGTATCACTGCAGCCAAAAATGCAACCACTTCTACTTTCGTTGCTTTGCACGGTATGGAATGGGGCGTAATCAGTGGCGGCGGACACGTAATTGTGTACGGTATCGATTCACTGATCGGCTGGGAGCCCGGCGAAAACCAGATTTATGTACCTAAAAGTACTTATACCGGGCCAGCGGGTTTATTCAGGATCATTAACCGCCATGGTTTAAATGCAGTAGCTACTTTGGCTCACCCTAATACTACCGATTTTAACAACATCTCTGCCACTTATGATTTAAGTGCCGATAGCGCCATTGTAGGTGCGGCCTTAGAAAGTGGTCCTGCATTTTCGACCAATGTTACCTATTCCGATCCCGCCAGCTCAATGAGTTATTTGAGTTATTATAACCGCATGCTGGCTAAGGGTTATCACCTTGGTGCAAGTATTGATCATGATAACCACAATTTAACTTTTGGCAAACACACCCGTGCCAGGTTAGTGGTATTGGCTCCCGCCCTTACCGAGAACGATTTATTGGATGCCATTAAAAAGATGCGTTTCTATGCATCTCAAGATTCGGCAGCCAAAGTGGTTTTCACCATTAACAAGCAACCTGTAGGCAGTGTATTTAAAACGGCCGGTGCACCACAGATCTCGGTGAGTTCGATGACCACAAGTGCGGTAACCAGCATTAAAATTTTATACGGCACCCCTGGAAGCGGCACCAATCCGGTAGAGTTAACCACCAGTGCAACCGCAAGTTTAACCTATGCCGACAATGCCCTGGCCAACCTGGCCACAGGCTATTATTATGCTGATATTGTAGAGGCAGACGGAAGCCGGATCATTACCTCCCCCATCTGGTACACCAGGGATGATGCAACCGTTAAGAAAGACCAGAACATTACCTTTGCCGCCACCAGAACCGCTACTTATGGCGACCCTGATTTAGTTGCAGGGGCTACGAGCGACAATACGGCCATTAACATCGAATATACCAGCAGCGATACCAATATTGCCACCATCAGCAATAACGATATCCACATTGTAAAAGCAGGTACCGTAACGATTACGGCCAATCAACCTGGCGATACTTTCTTTAACCCGGCAGTTGCCAAACAACAGGTATTAACCATTGCCCCTAAAGCCATTACGGTAACGGCAGATGCCAAAACCAAGCTAGAAGGAACGGCTGATCCCGCATTTACCTATGTTTCCAGCCCTGCATTAATTGGTACCGATGCTTTTACAGGAGCATTAAGCCGTGTGGCGGGCGAAACCGCAGGCGATTACGCCATTCAGCAGGGAACGATTGCTTTAAGCAGCAATTACACAGTTAACTATACTCCAGCCAATCTGCATATTAACGCCAGGCCGGTTGCCGCACTAAGTGCCAGTGTTGCTGTTCCACAAAACGCCACTGCGCCGATAATTGCCTTTAGGGCAACTGCAGGCACAGCACCCTTTACCTTCACTTATAACATCAATGGCGGTAACAGCCAAACGTTAAGGGCAACAAGCAATACCGCAACGGTAACGGCACCAACTAACGTGGTGGGCACATTCGTTTATACCATCACCAACATTGCCGATGCTTTTAGTACACAGGCGCAAAATGTTTCAACCACGGTTACGGTTCGTCCTTTACCAGTAGCCACCATTGCAGGCAATACATCCGTATGTAACTTCGGTTCATCACCAAATATTACCTTCACAGGTTCGGTTGGCACAGCACCTTACACCTTCACTTATACGGTAAATGGTGGCAGTAACCGTACGGTAAGCACAAGCTCAACTATTGCAACGGTTAGCGTACCAACCAGCGCGACAGGTACATTCACCTACAATTTAGTAAGCGTGATCGATGCCTATGCCACCCAAGCGCAAACCGGAACAGCCACGGTAACGGTAAATGCTTTACCGGTAGTTTCGATCAGCAGCAACAAAGGTTTATCGATTTCTAAAGGCGATGCCATCATTTTAACGGCTACCGGCGGAACGCAATACAGCTGGACTGGCTCGGATATTGTTAGCGGACAAAACACATCCGCCTTGACCATCCGACCGAAACAGAACGGTACTTACCGTGTTACCGTAACCAATGCAAGTGGTTGTGTGAGCGATCAAAGCATTGCCATTACCGTAATAAACGATTATAAACTCGAAGCCAGTACTGTAGTTACGCCGAATGGTGATGGTCACAACGATAAATTTATCGTGAAGAACATCGATTATTACCCAAACAATACCTTAAAAATATTCGATAAGGCCGGGCGGATTTTATATACCAAACATACCTATGCCAACGACTGGGACGGAACCATAAACGGTAGTCCGCTGAATGAAGGTACCTATTATTACATCATCGATTTAGGTAGCGGTATCGGTACATTCAAAGGTTTTATCAACATCATTAGAGACTAA
- a CDS encoding type IX secretion system PorP/SprF family membrane protein (product_source=TIGR03519; pfam=PF11751; superfamily=56935; tigrfam=TIGR03519; transmembrane_helix_parts=Inside_1_12,TMhelix_13_35,Outside_36_306), translating to MRAITKNIKQMRRVTFLFAAGTLFLGSVKAQILPLNAQYFQNRYLVNPSMAGINEGFNINGSFRKQWSNIPGAPITQSVTLDQQVSKVGWGVNIYNEKSGGIQRTKAVGTFAYHLPLNNDDQKLNFGISFGASQDKLDLSSVRNSDINDPSIARFNDRGYYVDGDFGISYTSKGLTVEGAVPNMRSVFRKDDLNFADKPTFYSAVSYKFMLGSGINGISLEPKGVFRGIKNYENLWDAGLNANFANDKLYVMAMYHNTQNATIGFGMNYKSTFYFMAYYNTATSAISGYTDGDFEVNIRVNIGKKP from the coding sequence ATGAGAGCAATTACAAAAAACATAAAGCAAATGCGTCGCGTAACGTTTCTATTTGCTGCAGGCACATTATTTTTAGGTTCGGTTAAAGCGCAGATCCTTCCACTCAATGCACAATATTTCCAGAATCGTTACCTGGTTAATCCCTCAATGGCCGGTATAAACGAAGGTTTTAACATTAACGGAAGTTTCCGCAAACAGTGGTCTAACATCCCTGGTGCCCCCATTACACAAAGCGTAACCTTAGATCAGCAGGTAAGCAAAGTAGGCTGGGGCGTAAATATCTACAACGAGAAATCGGGCGGCATCCAACGCACCAAAGCCGTGGGAACTTTTGCTTATCACCTTCCCTTAAACAATGATGACCAGAAATTAAACTTCGGGATCTCTTTTGGTGCCAGTCAGGATAAACTGGATTTAAGCAGTGTAAGAAACAGCGACATTAACGATCCATCCATTGCCCGTTTTAACGACAGGGGTTATTATGTAGATGGCGATTTCGGGATCTCTTATACCTCGAAAGGATTAACCGTTGAAGGTGCCGTACCGAACATGCGTTCCGTTTTTAGAAAAGACGATTTAAACTTTGCCGATAAACCCACCTTTTATTCGGCGGTGAGTTATAAGTTCATGCTGGGATCTGGTATAAACGGCATCAGCTTAGAACCTAAAGGTGTTTTCAGGGGCATTAAAAATTACGAAAATTTATGGGATGCCGGTTTAAATGCAAATTTTGCCAACGATAAATTGTACGTCATGGCCATGTACCACAATACCCAAAACGCCACCATTGGTTTCGGCATGAACTATAAATCGACCTTTTATTTTATGGCTTATTACAACACGGCAACTTCCGCAATCAGTGGTTATACCGATGGCGATTTTGAAGTGAATATCAGGGTAAATATCGGCAAGAAGCCTTAA
- a CDS encoding NhaA family Na+:H+ antiporter (product_source=KO:K03313; cath_funfam=1.20.1530.10; cog=COG3004; ko=KO:K03313; pfam=PF06965; tigrfam=TIGR00773; transmembrane_helix_parts=Outside_1_41,TMhelix_42_64,Inside_65_83,TMhelix_84_106,Outside_107_120,TMhelix_121_143,Inside_144_147,TMhelix_148_170,Outside_171_179,TMhelix_180_202,Inside_203_206,TMhelix_207_229,Outside_230_238,TMhelix_239_261,Inside_262_281,TMhelix_282_301,Outside_302_315,TMhelix_316_338,Inside_339_349,TMhelix_350_372,Outside_373_386,TMhelix_387_404,Inside_405_424): MTTALTPYISLQKPPPFPPYFTIFTPMAKLINLEVFQRFFRSGQVGGFLLLICVAISLLIANTASKESFEAFLAIKLGFGEVNYSILAWINDALMAIFFLLVGLEIKRELLEGELSSVKSAALPVIAAIGGMLVPALIYSLFNKGETSASGWGIPMATDIAFALAIIAMLGKSVPTSLKIFLAALAIVDDLGAILVIAIFYTHQIHFEYLAMAGGILVLLSLMNYFGVTKLVFYLIPGIFLWYFIHHSGIHATIAGVLLAFTIPTNETDVESPLEKLEHFLTTPVNYIIMPIFALANTNITFQKEMLAGLVSPLGLGIIVGLFVGKTIGVTFFSWLAVKLKWADLPTGAGWKHILGLGMLAGIGFTMSIFIALLSFSEVLHVSEAKFAILTASILSGVVGFVFLKSVKAKGLTIEGNLTTEDTK; the protein is encoded by the coding sequence ATGACGACCGCATTAACACCTTACATTTCTTTACAAAAACCTCCCCCTTTCCCCCCTTATTTCACTATTTTTACCCCTATGGCTAAACTCATCAATCTCGAAGTATTTCAGCGTTTCTTCCGCTCCGGACAAGTAGGTGGTTTTTTATTATTAATCTGCGTGGCGATCTCCTTACTCATCGCCAATACCGCTTCAAAAGAAAGTTTCGAAGCATTTTTAGCAATCAAATTAGGCTTTGGCGAAGTGAACTACAGCATCTTAGCCTGGATAAACGACGCCTTAATGGCTATATTTTTCCTGCTCGTAGGACTCGAAATCAAACGCGAACTGCTCGAAGGAGAATTATCTTCCGTTAAAAGCGCAGCTTTACCCGTAATTGCAGCCATTGGCGGCATGCTCGTCCCTGCCTTAATTTATAGCCTGTTTAACAAAGGCGAAACCTCGGCATCGGGCTGGGGAATCCCCATGGCAACCGACATTGCCTTTGCCCTCGCCATTATCGCCATGTTGGGTAAAAGCGTACCCACCAGTTTAAAAATATTCCTGGCGGCTTTAGCCATTGTAGATGATCTTGGTGCCATTCTCGTAATCGCGATCTTTTATACCCACCAGATTCATTTCGAATACCTGGCCATGGCTGGAGGCATCCTCGTTCTTTTAAGCCTGATGAATTATTTCGGTGTAACCAAACTGGTCTTTTACCTCATCCCAGGCATATTCCTTTGGTATTTTATCCATCATTCGGGCATCCACGCTACCATTGCTGGGGTACTGTTGGCTTTTACCATCCCCACTAACGAAACGGATGTAGAATCGCCTCTAGAAAAACTCGAGCATTTTTTAACCACGCCGGTAAACTACATCATTATGCCCATTTTCGCTTTAGCGAATACTAACATCACTTTCCAAAAAGAAATGCTTGCCGGACTGGTTTCCCCTCTTGGACTGGGCATTATCGTAGGTTTATTCGTGGGTAAAACCATTGGCGTAACCTTTTTCAGCTGGTTAGCTGTGAAACTAAAATGGGCCGATTTACCCACCGGAGCAGGCTGGAAACACATTTTAGGTTTGGGCATGCTCGCCGGAATCGGTTTTACCATGTCGATCTTTATTGCCCTGCTTTCTTTTAGCGAGGTGCTGCATGTATCAGAAGCAAAGTTTGCAATTCTAACCGCTTCGATCCTATCGGGTGTAGTGGGTTTTGTGTTTTTGAAATCGGTGAAAGCTAAAGGGTTAACCATAGAAGGCAATTTAACCACAGAGGACACAAAGTAA
- a CDS encoding DNA-binding HxlR family transcriptional regulator (product_source=COG1733; cath_funfam=1.10.10.10; cog=COG1733; pfam=PF01638; superfamily=46785; transmembrane_helix_parts=Inside_1_20,TMhelix_21_43,Outside_44_121), producing the protein MSKIKETSTNYANKQALADECFEVYTANIIGGQWALAICSWLMNGKLRFGELKKHLPNITERMLTLQLRKLEAAKIVKRTIYAEVPLRVEYELTAIGIELRPIISELERWGVKHKSMLGEF; encoded by the coding sequence ATGTCTAAAATCAAGGAAACCTCAACCAACTACGCAAACAAACAAGCTCTAGCTGATGAGTGTTTTGAAGTTTATACAGCCAACATTATTGGCGGTCAATGGGCTTTAGCGATCTGTTCGTGGTTAATGAACGGTAAACTCAGATTTGGAGAGTTAAAAAAACATTTGCCCAATATTACCGAGCGGATGCTAACCTTACAGCTACGTAAATTAGAGGCAGCTAAAATTGTTAAGCGAACCATATACGCCGAAGTTCCGCTACGGGTTGAATACGAACTAACCGCAATTGGCATCGAATTGAGACCGATTATCAGTGAACTCGAAAGGTGGGGCGTAAAGCATAAAAGTATGTTAGGGGAGTTTTGA
- a CDS encoding putative NADPH-quinone reductase (product_source=COG2249; cath_funfam=3.40.50.360; cog=COG2249; pfam=PF02525; superfamily=52218) has translation MKTLIVVTHPDIKSSLINKRWIEELTQYPDKYLVHQLYEAYPDEKIDVLAEQKLVELHDKIVFQFPYYWFNCPSLLKKWMDEVLTHGWAYGSKSGFKLADKKIALAISLGVEEHELRPSEKYKYTLAELTRPFELSFQYVKADYRPLFAYYGMEHNTSKKWIEESIPLYLDFLDSL, from the coding sequence ATGAAAACATTAATCGTTGTAACCCATCCCGATATTAAAAGTTCCCTAATCAACAAACGATGGATAGAAGAATTAACTCAATACCCTGATAAATATCTAGTCCATCAACTGTATGAGGCCTATCCTGACGAAAAGATTGATGTATTGGCAGAACAAAAACTGGTTGAACTACATGACAAAATTGTATTCCAGTTTCCCTATTATTGGTTCAATTGTCCCTCACTTTTAAAAAAATGGATGGATGAAGTACTCACCCATGGATGGGCCTATGGCAGCAAAAGCGGTTTCAAATTGGCTGACAAGAAAATTGCCCTGGCCATTTCATTGGGTGTTGAAGAACATGAACTGCGTCCATCAGAAAAATATAAATATACATTAGCAGAATTAACCCGTCCGTTCGAACTTTCTTTTCAATATGTAAAAGCCGATTACCGACCTTTATTTGCTTATTATGGAATGGAGCATAACACTTCGAAAAAATGGATAGAAGAAAGCATTCCTTTGTATTTAGATTTTTTAGATTCGTTATAA
- a CDS encoding tetratricopeptide (TPR) repeat protein (product_source=COG0457; cath_funfam=1.25.40.10; cog=COG0457; pfam=PF07719,PF13432; smart=SM00028; superfamily=48452), giving the protein MKKKLIAVVFFVVAFFIGKKLFRGPENTTIAKVNEFYYAGEYEKAKGALKRYLKDHPDSPKCWSYLGLVNVELNDTLGAEQAYKKALVLDDQNERTIVGLGVVERMKGNYAKARTYYERALQLNPDDPSVYTSLSVVEIKNRNFARAIELGEIAKEKDDLGKNPVILSNLVIAYHLNHQKKERDQMLAALEKTNYRNAEEVKMLISGKINDEDVLNSL; this is encoded by the coding sequence ATGAAGAAAAAATTAATTGCTGTTGTATTTTTTGTTGTGGCTTTTTTTATTGGCAAGAAACTTTTTAGGGGGCCAGAAAATACAACTATTGCAAAGGTAAATGAGTTTTACTATGCAGGGGAATATGAAAAAGCAAAAGGTGCATTGAAGCGTTATTTAAAGGATCATCCCGATTCACCTAAATGTTGGTCTTATTTAGGATTGGTTAACGTGGAGCTAAATGATACCCTGGGTGCTGAACAGGCTTATAAAAAAGCACTTGTGTTGGATGATCAAAACGAACGTACCATTGTAGGTTTAGGTGTTGTTGAAAGAATGAAAGGAAATTATGCAAAGGCCAGAACATATTATGAAAGGGCCCTGCAGCTAAATCCGGATGATCCAAGTGTATATACCAGCCTATCCGTTGTAGAAATTAAAAACCGAAATTTTGCTAGGGCTATTGAATTGGGAGAGATCGCAAAAGAAAAGGACGACCTAGGTAAGAATCCTGTAATCCTGTCAAATTTAGTCATCGCCTACCATTTGAATCATCAAAAAAAGGAGCGTGATCAAATGCTGGCAGCACTTGAAAAAACCAATTATCGAAATGCGGAAGAGGTAAAGATGCTGATTAGTGGAAAAATTAATGATGAGGACGTATTAAATTCTCTATAA